The Amycolatopsis viridis genome window below encodes:
- the ffh gene encoding signal recognition particle protein, with amino-acid sequence MFDTLSDRLTSVLQNLRGKGKLTDADIDATAREIRIALLEADVALPVVREFIAHVKERAKGAEVSEALNPAQQVIKIVNEELIGILGGETRRLSLAKNPPTVIMLAGLQGSGKTTLAGKLALFLKKQGHAPLLVACDLQRPNAVTQLQVVGERAGVPTFAPEPGNGVGDPVDVARRGVEEARHAQHDIVIVDTAGRLGVDEELMKQAADIRDAVEPDEVLFVVDAMIGQDAVTTAEAFRDGVGFTGVVLTKLDGDARGGAALSVRQVTGQPILFASNGEKLEDFDTFHPDRMASRILGMGDLLTLIEQAEQAFDQEQAEKAAAKLGTGQLTLEDFLEQMLAVRKMGPIGNLLGMLPGAGQMKEQLAQVDDKHLDRLQAIIRGMTPAERADPKIINGSRRQRIAVGSGVTVREVNDLVNRFFEARKMMQQMAGRFGFGGGSATKRKKGKKGKKGKGPTQPKVRGGFPGGMPMLPPAGGGMPDLSQLGGGMNDVPGFDPAKFKLPKNK; translated from the coding sequence GTGTTCGACACCCTCTCCGACCGGCTCACCTCGGTCCTGCAGAACCTGCGGGGCAAGGGGAAGCTGACCGACGCCGACATCGACGCCACCGCGCGCGAGATCCGCATCGCGCTGCTGGAGGCCGACGTCGCGCTGCCCGTCGTCCGGGAGTTCATCGCGCACGTCAAGGAGCGCGCGAAGGGCGCCGAGGTCTCCGAGGCCCTCAACCCGGCGCAGCAGGTCATCAAGATCGTCAACGAGGAGCTCATCGGCATCCTCGGTGGCGAGACCCGCCGTCTGAGCCTGGCGAAGAACCCGCCGACCGTGATCATGCTCGCCGGTCTGCAGGGTTCCGGTAAGACGACGCTGGCCGGCAAGCTCGCGCTGTTCCTCAAGAAGCAGGGGCACGCGCCGCTGCTGGTCGCCTGTGACCTGCAGCGCCCCAACGCCGTCACCCAGCTGCAGGTGGTCGGTGAGCGCGCCGGCGTGCCGACCTTCGCGCCCGAGCCCGGTAACGGCGTCGGCGACCCGGTCGACGTGGCCCGCCGCGGCGTCGAGGAGGCCAGGCACGCGCAGCACGACATCGTCATCGTCGACACCGCCGGACGGCTGGGTGTCGACGAGGAGCTGATGAAGCAGGCCGCCGACATCCGGGACGCGGTCGAACCCGACGAGGTCCTGTTCGTCGTCGACGCGATGATCGGTCAGGACGCGGTCACCACGGCCGAGGCGTTCCGCGACGGTGTCGGCTTCACCGGTGTGGTCCTCACCAAGCTCGACGGCGACGCCCGCGGTGGTGCGGCGCTGTCCGTGCGCCAGGTCACCGGCCAGCCGATCCTGTTCGCCTCCAACGGTGAGAAGCTCGAGGACTTCGACACCTTCCACCCGGACCGGATGGCGAGCCGGATCCTCGGCATGGGCGACCTGCTCACCCTGATCGAGCAGGCCGAGCAGGCGTTCGACCAGGAGCAGGCCGAGAAGGCCGCGGCGAAGCTGGGCACCGGTCAGCTCACGCTGGAGGACTTCCTGGAGCAGATGCTCGCGGTCCGCAAGATGGGCCCGATCGGCAACCTGCTGGGCATGCTGCCCGGCGCGGGGCAGATGAAGGAGCAGCTCGCCCAGGTCGACGACAAGCACCTGGACCGGCTGCAGGCGATCATCCGCGGCATGACCCCGGCCGAGCGGGCCGATCCGAAGATCATCAACGGTTCGCGGCGCCAGCGCATCGCGGTCGGCTCCGGTGTCACCGTGCGCGAGGTCAACGACCTGGTCAACCGGTTCTTCGAAGCCCGCAAGATGATGCAGCAGATGGCCGGCCGCTTCGGCTTCGGCGGCGGCAGCGCCACCAAGCGCAAGAAGGGCAAGAAGGGGAAGAAGGGCAAGGGCCCCACCCAGCCGAAGGTGCGTGGCGGGTTCCCCGGCGGCATGCCGATGCTCCCGCCCGCCGGTGGCGGCATGCCCGACCTGTCCCAGCTGGGCGGCGGCATGAACGACGTCCCGGGCTTCGACCCGGCCAAGTTCAAGCTGCCGAAGAACAAGTAG
- a CDS encoding amidohydrolase family protein — MHLRAVVLPDGVRRDVWISDGTITFTPVEGAATLVQDGFLVPGLVDAHCHPAIGPDGPTGLDGAAANALADRDAGTLLIRDCGQPIDTRPLQARHDLPRIIRSGRHLALPKRYIPGLGLDLAHPDELPAAVAEQAADGDGWVKLVGDWIDRSVGDLAPLWPDDVLTEAIKVAHEAGARVTAHVFGEDALPGLIGAGIDCLEHGTGLDPALLAEMARRGTALVPTLINIENFPGIADQAGKYPRYAAHMRALHARVGELVGNALDAGVPVYAGSDAGGMIAHGRLVDELTALRRAGMTAEQALAAGSWAARDWLGHPGIAEGAPADFLVLDHDPREDLSALRSPRHIVLRGALIR; from the coding sequence ATGCACCTGCGCGCGGTGGTGCTGCCGGACGGCGTGCGGCGCGATGTCTGGATCAGCGACGGCACGATCACGTTCACGCCCGTCGAGGGCGCGGCGACGCTCGTCCAGGACGGGTTCCTGGTGCCGGGACTGGTCGACGCGCACTGCCACCCGGCGATCGGGCCGGACGGGCCGACCGGCCTCGACGGCGCGGCGGCCAACGCGCTCGCCGACCGGGACGCCGGCACGCTGCTGATCCGCGACTGCGGCCAGCCGATCGACACCCGGCCGTTGCAGGCACGCCACGACCTGCCGCGGATCATCCGGTCCGGGCGGCACCTCGCGCTGCCCAAGCGCTACATCCCGGGCCTGGGCCTCGACCTCGCGCACCCGGACGAGCTGCCCGCCGCGGTCGCCGAGCAGGCGGCCGACGGCGACGGCTGGGTCAAGCTGGTCGGTGACTGGATCGACCGCTCGGTGGGTGATCTGGCTCCGTTGTGGCCGGACGACGTCCTCACCGAGGCGATCAAGGTCGCCCACGAAGCCGGTGCCCGCGTCACGGCGCACGTGTTCGGCGAGGACGCGCTGCCCGGGCTGATCGGCGCCGGCATCGACTGCCTGGAGCACGGCACCGGCCTGGACCCCGCGCTGCTGGCCGAGATGGCGCGCCGCGGCACGGCGCTGGTGCCGACATTGATCAACATCGAGAACTTCCCGGGTATCGCCGACCAGGCCGGCAAGTACCCGCGGTACGCGGCGCACATGCGCGCCCTGCACGCCCGGGTCGGCGAGCTGGTCGGCAACGCGCTCGACGCGGGCGTTCCGGTGTACGCGGGCAGCGATGCCGGCGGCATGATCGCGCACGGCCGCCTGGTGGACGAGCTGACGGCGCTGCGGCGCGCCGGGATGACCGCGGAGCAGGCGCTGGCTGCGGGCTCCTGGGCAGCACGGGACTGGCTCGGTCACCCGGGCATCGCCGAGGGCGCGCCCGCCGATTTCCTGGTCCTGGACCACGATCCCCGCGAGGACCTGTCCGCGCTCCGGTCACCGCGGCACATCGTCCTGCGTGGTGCACTCATCCGCTGA
- the rpsP gene encoding 30S ribosomal protein S16 yields MAVKIKLQRLGKIRAPYYRIIVADARTRRDGKAIETIGKYHPKSEPSFIEVDSERAQYWLGVGAQPTEPVQRILEITGDWQKFKGLPGAEGTLKVAAPKATKEELFNQALAAAGDEPSNEATTPKKKPARKADDEAAKDEA; encoded by the coding sequence GTGGCCGTCAAGATCAAGCTCCAGCGCCTCGGCAAGATCCGTGCGCCGTACTACCGCATCATCGTCGCCGACGCGCGCACTCGCCGGGACGGCAAGGCCATCGAGACGATCGGCAAGTACCACCCGAAGTCGGAGCCGAGCTTCATCGAGGTCGACTCCGAGCGCGCCCAGTACTGGCTGGGTGTCGGTGCGCAGCCGACCGAGCCGGTGCAGCGCATCCTGGAGATCACCGGTGACTGGCAGAAGTTCAAGGGCCTGCCGGGCGCCGAGGGCACGCTGAAGGTCGCCGCGCCGAAGGCGACCAAGGAAGAGCTGTTCAACCAGGCCCTCGCGGCCGCCGGCGACGAGCCCTCGAACGAGGCCACCACGCCGAAGAAGAAGCCGGCCCGCAAGGCCGACGACGAGGCGGCGAAGGACGAGGCGTGA
- a CDS encoding CPBP family intramembrane glutamic endopeptidase — MSGSRLSQDVGEDVRSRLVLGAHWGFLAFFAGLGAYHLVTVVMTVMRSGHASVDPLELLDVGPVLLLAFVPSLLLGLAPLVASKRWGSGPHADFGWLPTLRDVKVGLACGVLALLAGYLVNLVLLGVYGTDRVSDSPLTDLAESGGSDELVWLALAAVVVVIATPMAEELLVRGSLWGALEHHRLPQWVIVVLTAVVFAYLHGEPTRTLALLVQGLAIGVARWRTGRVGASFVAHAANNLVPALLLFTGS, encoded by the coding sequence ATGAGCGGGTCGAGGTTGAGCCAGGACGTCGGGGAGGATGTGCGCAGCCGGCTGGTTCTGGGCGCGCACTGGGGATTTCTCGCGTTCTTCGCCGGTCTCGGTGCGTACCACCTCGTCACGGTCGTGATGACCGTGATGCGGTCCGGGCACGCCAGCGTGGACCCGCTGGAACTGCTCGACGTCGGACCGGTCCTGCTGCTGGCGTTCGTGCCCAGCCTGCTGCTCGGCCTCGCGCCGCTGGTCGCCTCGAAACGGTGGGGCAGTGGGCCGCACGCCGACTTCGGGTGGCTGCCGACCCTGCGCGACGTGAAGGTGGGCCTGGCCTGCGGCGTGCTCGCGCTGCTGGCCGGTTACCTGGTGAACTTGGTGCTGCTCGGCGTCTACGGCACCGACCGGGTCTCCGACAGCCCGCTCACCGACCTCGCCGAGAGCGGCGGCAGCGACGAACTGGTGTGGCTGGCCCTGGCCGCCGTCGTGGTGGTGATCGCCACGCCGATGGCCGAGGAACTGCTGGTGCGGGGATCGCTGTGGGGGGCGCTCGAGCACCACCGCCTGCCGCAATGGGTGATCGTGGTGCTCACCGCGGTCGTCTTCGCCTACCTGCACGGCGAACCGACCCGGACGCTGGCGCTGCTCGTCCAGGGGCTCGCGATCGGCGTGGCCCGGTGGCGGACCGGCCGGGTGGGGGCGAGTTTCGTCGCGCACGCGGCGAACAACCTGGTGCCGGCGTTGCTGCTGTTCACCGGGTCCTGA
- a CDS encoding [protein-PII] uridylyltransferase, protein MAGGELAEAVNRLLAGRVGASALRAALVDLYEFRLGKAAAAAGVGAGPGVALVAVGGLGRRELVPFSDLDLVLVHDQHPDIATIADALWYPLWDARIGLDHSVRTPGEALQVASADLRTAMGLLDARHLAGDAELTGRLAAAARDQWRRTARTRLPELAESTRRRWERSGEIAQSAEPDLKYGRGGLRDLGVLRALAAAQLTDRPGEELRQARELLLDVRTELRRELRRDRDVLSGVDAGPVAAELGFGDRFALARKLSGAGRAVGYAVDVALRATAEPPRGRFGRRPSRTPLDDGVVLHGNEVALARDAVPAKDPALLLRVAAAAARTRAPISHGTLRTLAESAPELRTPWPPAARDSLTELLGAGEGLLDAVEALDRTGLWARLFPEWGAVRDLPPREPVHSWTVDRHLVRTAVEAAKLTTTVSRPDLLLLAALLHDIGKGRDADHSELGAAISAEVARRIGLSGPDVALVSGAVRHHLLLAHTATRRDIEEPGTIARVAATVGNDVVLLELLQALTQADSLATGPGMWTDWKAGLVAGLVHRCRQVVQGHGFRPPEPLDARRRELVAAAVASGRGEVLITSDGKVVTVVVAAPAHTDLLAPAAGVLALHSLEVHTAVLRGHDGGRAGIFTASPKFGSPPDPALLREQLARAVSGALPLEAKIAAKERDYRSAHVAAAPKVLWFDEETGGSSTVVLELRATDRIGLLYRVAGALRSCDAEVKWAKVATLGAAVVDSFAVSPRTGRLDPGWRQRVERAVLAAAA, encoded by the coding sequence ATGGCCGGGGGCGAGCTCGCCGAGGCGGTGAACCGGTTGCTGGCAGGCCGGGTGGGCGCGTCCGCGCTGCGTGCCGCGCTGGTCGACCTGTACGAGTTCCGGCTCGGCAAGGCCGCCGCGGCGGCGGGCGTGGGCGCCGGACCGGGTGTCGCGCTGGTCGCCGTGGGCGGCCTCGGCCGGCGCGAGCTCGTGCCGTTCTCGGACCTGGACCTGGTCCTGGTGCACGACCAGCACCCGGACATCGCCACCATCGCGGACGCGCTGTGGTACCCGCTGTGGGACGCGCGCATCGGCCTGGACCACTCGGTCCGCACGCCGGGGGAGGCGCTCCAGGTCGCTTCCGCGGACCTGCGCACCGCGATGGGGCTGCTCGACGCCCGGCACCTCGCCGGGGACGCCGAGCTCACCGGCCGGCTCGCCGCGGCCGCGCGCGACCAGTGGCGGCGAACCGCGCGCACCCGCCTACCGGAACTGGCGGAGTCGACCCGGCGGCGCTGGGAGCGCAGCGGGGAGATCGCCCAGTCCGCCGAGCCCGACCTCAAGTACGGCCGGGGCGGTCTGCGCGACCTCGGAGTGCTGCGGGCGCTGGCCGCCGCCCAGCTCACCGACCGTCCGGGGGAGGAACTGCGCCAGGCCCGGGAACTGCTGCTGGACGTGCGCACCGAGTTGCGGCGTGAACTGCGGCGGGACCGGGACGTGCTGTCCGGTGTGGACGCCGGACCGGTGGCCGCCGAGCTCGGGTTCGGCGACCGGTTCGCGCTCGCGCGCAAGCTGTCCGGTGCCGGCCGGGCGGTCGGCTATGCCGTCGACGTGGCGTTGCGCGCCACCGCCGAACCCCCGCGCGGCCGCTTCGGGCGGCGGCCGAGCCGGACCCCGCTGGACGACGGCGTCGTGCTGCACGGCAACGAGGTGGCTCTGGCCCGGGATGCGGTGCCGGCCAAGGACCCCGCGCTGCTGCTGCGGGTCGCGGCCGCTGCCGCCCGCACCCGCGCGCCGATCTCGCACGGCACCCTCCGCACCCTTGCCGAGTCGGCCCCGGAACTGCGCACGCCGTGGCCGCCGGCAGCGCGTGACTCGCTCACCGAACTGCTCGGTGCGGGGGAGGGCCTGCTCGACGCGGTGGAAGCGCTGGACCGCACCGGCTTGTGGGCCCGGCTGTTCCCGGAATGGGGCGCTGTGCGGGACCTGCCCCCGCGTGAGCCGGTGCACTCGTGGACGGTCGACCGGCACCTGGTGCGGACCGCGGTCGAGGCCGCGAAGCTCACCACCACGGTGTCCCGGCCTGACCTGCTGCTGCTGGCCGCGTTGCTGCACGACATCGGCAAGGGCCGCGACGCCGACCACTCCGAGCTGGGCGCCGCGATCTCCGCCGAGGTCGCCCGGCGAATCGGCCTGTCCGGTCCGGACGTCGCGCTCGTCTCGGGCGCGGTGCGGCACCACCTGCTGCTGGCGCATACCGCGACCCGGCGCGACATCGAGGAACCGGGCACGATCGCGCGGGTGGCCGCGACCGTCGGCAACGACGTGGTCCTGCTGGAGCTGCTGCAGGCGCTGACGCAGGCCGACTCGCTCGCCACCGGCCCGGGCATGTGGACCGACTGGAAGGCCGGCCTGGTCGCGGGCCTGGTCCACCGGTGCCGCCAGGTCGTGCAGGGCCACGGGTTCCGGCCGCCGGAGCCGCTGGACGCCCGCCGGCGCGAGCTGGTCGCGGCCGCCGTCGCGTCCGGCCGCGGCGAGGTGCTGATCACCTCCGACGGCAAGGTGGTGACCGTCGTGGTCGCCGCGCCGGCACACACGGACCTGCTGGCGCCCGCGGCCGGGGTCCTCGCGCTGCACTCGCTGGAAGTGCACACCGCGGTGCTGCGCGGCCACGACGGCGGACGGGCCGGCATCTTCACCGCGTCGCCGAAGTTCGGATCGCCGCCCGATCCGGCGTTGCTGCGTGAACAGCTCGCGCGGGCCGTTTCCGGCGCGCTCCCGCTGGAGGCGAAGATCGCCGCGAAGGAACGGGACTACCGGTCCGCCCACGTGGCGGCCGCGCCGAAGGTGCTGTGGTTCGACGAGGAGACCGGCGGATCGAGCACGGTCGTGCTCGAACTGCGGGCCACGGACCGGATCGGGCTGCTCTACCGGGTCGCCGGGGCGCTGCGGTCCTGCGACGCCGAGGTGAAGTGGGCCAAGGTCGCCACGCTCGGCGCCGCGGTCGTGGACTCCTTCGCCGTCTCGCCGCGCACCGGCCGGCTGGACCCGGGGTGGCGGCAGCGGGTCGAACGGGCGGTGCTTGCCGCGGCGGCGTGA
- a CDS encoding CPBP family intramembrane glutamic endopeptidase: protein MTAHPGELDRPDLPAAEAAPAHRWGFGAFLVVEAVLLASAAFVSVLFGPAPPGEPLPARDVLIGTMAPTVLAALVAILITRLRGNGPAIDLRLSWHWADVKLGLKLGAFGLVLTTVSAFIWTQAVGEANAGSAISALVEEQPMSVSAAIVMFAYLWLLGPICEEIIYRGLLWGAVERLHWGQEKWARLAAFLLSTAVFAASHLEPLRTTLLLVIAIPIGLARLFTGRLLGSIVAHQMNNFLPAVAMLLTALGVMAI from the coding sequence GTGACGGCACATCCGGGCGAGCTCGACCGGCCCGATCTGCCCGCCGCCGAGGCCGCGCCGGCGCACCGCTGGGGCTTCGGCGCCTTCCTGGTGGTCGAGGCCGTGCTGCTGGCCTCCGCCGCGTTCGTCAGCGTCCTGTTTGGCCCGGCCCCGCCGGGGGAGCCGCTGCCGGCGCGGGACGTGCTGATCGGGACGATGGCCCCGACGGTCCTCGCCGCGCTGGTCGCGATCCTGATCACGCGGCTGCGTGGCAACGGGCCGGCGATCGACCTGCGGCTGTCCTGGCACTGGGCGGACGTGAAGCTCGGGCTCAAGCTCGGCGCCTTCGGGCTGGTCCTGACCACGGTGAGCGCGTTCATCTGGACCCAGGCGGTCGGTGAGGCCAACGCCGGGTCGGCGATCAGCGCGCTGGTCGAGGAGCAGCCCATGTCGGTGAGCGCGGCGATCGTGATGTTCGCCTACCTGTGGCTGCTCGGGCCGATCTGCGAGGAGATCATCTACCGGGGCCTGCTGTGGGGCGCGGTCGAGCGGCTGCACTGGGGGCAGGAGAAGTGGGCGCGGCTGGCGGCGTTCCTGCTGTCCACGGCGGTCTTCGCGGCCAGCCACCTGGAACCGCTGCGCACCACGTTGCTGCTGGTGATCGCCATCCCGATCGGGCTGGCCCGGTTGTTCACCGGCCGCCTGCTCGGCAGCATCGTCGCCCACCAGATGAACAACTTCCTGCCCGCCGTGGCGATGCTGCTCACCGCACTCGGCGTGATGGCCATCTAG
- a CDS encoding P-II family nitrogen regulator, producing MKLITAIVKPFTLDDIRAALEQLGSLGMTVSEVQGYGRQKGHTEVYRGAEYAVDFVAKLRVEVLTDDANVEKVIDAIVNAAHTGKIGDGKVWVTPVETVVRVRTGERGTDAI from the coding sequence ATGAAGCTGATCACCGCGATCGTCAAGCCGTTCACCCTGGACGACATCCGCGCCGCGCTGGAGCAGCTCGGTTCGCTCGGCATGACCGTCAGCGAGGTCCAGGGTTACGGCCGCCAGAAGGGGCACACCGAGGTCTACCGCGGTGCCGAATACGCCGTGGACTTCGTGGCCAAGCTGCGGGTCGAGGTGCTCACCGACGACGCCAACGTGGAGAAGGTGATCGACGCGATCGTCAACGCCGCGCACACCGGCAAGATCGGTGACGGGAAGGTCTGGGTGACCCCGGTGGAGACCGTGGTCCGGGTCCGTACCGGCGAACGCGGTACGGACGCGATCTAG